The DNA region TCGTGTTCAGTGAGTCATCCTTATACTTCTTCATACTTTCCATCATTAACATCCTTTCTAAGCTGGCTTCGCCGGCCGAATTGTTGCCCTCTCCATGTCCGGTAGCGTATTCGAAAACATGATCCAGCGCCACCTCAAATCCATGGTTCCCGGTATAAGCGAAGAAATCATTTCCGCCGTCGTCAACGATGCCACCGCCGTCTGGACTTCTGTTCCCGAAGATCTCCGTGAGCCCGTGTTGAGAGCATACACCAAGACCCTCTCCCAAGTGTTCATCATCGGATTGCCCTTGTCTATCATCGCGCTTGTCGGTGCGCTCGTGATGAAGAACGATAAGATGGCgacaaaagaagaggaggaaaaggatatTGCCGATGCAAGGGCTGCTCAGcaggcaaagaaggatgaagaagcagggGTGAACGGTGTGAATGAACGGAGTGAGGAAGGGGCAAGAGGCAgtgcagaggatgaagaaggcaggGCCTAAGAATTTTGCACTATACCACTTTGGGCATTCgctgtttttttttattcGTATATATACAAGATTTATAATAAATTTTTTATTGTGATAGGTTCGGAAATTCTTTTGCTATCGATGTTTTGAGCTGCAGCTGCTGGTATAGATGGAATATTCTGTGAGGTTCACGCCGTTGTTGTAAGTAGTTCCAGAATCATCGTTTTCGAATCGATATGATATCATGATTTTTTGCCGCTCTTACGAAGACCGATCACTGCACTCGAACTTCGTTCATAAGTTATGAATCCCGACGCTTTGATCTATTATTGTGCCAGTTTCCTATCTCCTCCTACTTATAACGGCTTCGGCAGCTTGAGAAGCAGCTATCAGTGTCCATTAACATAATCCGACAAAAAGACTCCTTTCCCCGGTATACACAACATAATGGCAAGCTCTTCGGATTACCTTGGCTACGCCTACGCCTCTCTCTTGACCATCGGCGGCGTAATGGGTGGGATTCGAAAGGGTTCCGTGATCTCTGCCGTGTACGTCTCTGGACCCTGATTTCGATGAAGCTGCTCCGCATATTGCAACGAAGCGCTTATTGGTTTACGTATCACAGTGCTGGTGTCGGGTCCGGAATAGCAGCTGCCTACGGTGCTAACGTACGTGGTACTTTTCGCTTGTAACAATAAGATGAGGGGTAACAGCCGGCTGATCGTTGGCGATTGATTCTGTAGAGAGTATCCAAGGACCCACTCGACGTTATTCCGTCCCTCAGTACGTTCTTTTGCCGTCTGCTACTACAGTATAAGTGCAAAGGACAAATACTAAAAATAGTGGGCTAACACCACGATTTGGAACAGGTGTTTCCGCCGTACTCTTAACATTGATGTCGTGGAGGTTGTACAAGACGAGAAAGTTTATGCCTGCCGGTCTTGGTGAGCGGttacccttctcttcctctctctacccttgttgttgatgatcccagatgttgatgattgATGGTTCTGTTAGTGGTGACTCTTTCATTACTCATGACCGTTCGATATGCTCTCCTTTTGGCTTAGCGGGAGCTCAAGATCGTGAAAAGTCAATCAATATCTTTGTAATGCTACGATATGATGCGTAAACCTTCATTTCAGAATTGCAAGTTGcccccttctcttcacccGAACAACTTTTGCAGCTTCACGTCGCGACCGCATAGACTTGGACGCAAATCAAGATACATCATAAAAGCAAAGCAATCGTCCATGAGAATATACAACTTAGCTATCCACTTTATAAaccctcttccaccatctcctccgtCTGGTGACCCTCCTCAAACCCAGTCCGGGCatatctttctccttccctgtTTGCATCGATTGCACCAATTGTCCTGGGATAGACGCAGAGTTCGCTGGCAGGTCAGGCTCGGTGTAAGGTGTTGGGGAAGGATTTTGCCAAGAGTCATCAGTGTATAGCCAGCCCTCTATATCGCGCATCATTAGCGATAGGATTGGGACATGGAAAATATAATTGTAGAGTGGCTCACCCTCGTCAACACCATTCTCACTCCATAAACCATTGACGTCCACTTTCCAATCTTCTGGTAACCACTCCCACCCATCTTTGAGCGCCAACACTTTTGCTTCGACTtcactctcatcatccccgTTAGGCAGACCTGTGTCATCCACGCTTTTCCACAGACACTCCTCACCCTCTGCCACATCAGAGATCTTGATCCATGCTCGTCGGTCCCCTTGTCGGAGGAACCGAGCAGACCAGCTCGTCGTTGGGATCGGGCCGGTaaatgatgaggaggatgaagccAGTTTCGGATCGAGTCTCTCGTTTTCCCATACATATACTTGTGAGATCTTGTGGCCGCTGTATTTGTCGGGGAGCTTGTCGGTGAGGATCCATTTTTCGAGCACTGATTTAGTTTTGCGGATTGACGGATGTcgagggagggagaggagccAAGGGGTTAAGTTGGGATGGAAGCCGAGAGGCGGAAGGAGACCGAGTGGGAGGATGACGTATGGGATAAGCCAAGATGGAACGAGAGGGAGGAATAAtgtgggagggaggagaagtAGGATGATGTGAGTATGGGTGAGCGGGAAGCATGTTGGGGACGAAGTGTTGGGGGATTGCAGGTTGCTCAATATGGGAGCGAGATAGTCATATGCATCAGACCTATGAGCCTGTCAGCAGTATTTCGCATTGTTGCCTCGAGGGACTTACACCAAACCCATAAGATTTTGGATAGCCTGAATGTTCATGAAATAATCCACTCCGCTCTCGGCCTCTTTAGGTGGCACAACCGGCACGCCCACCGTCTCGCCCGATTCGTCTCTTGTAGTAGTCGCCGTATAGGACCTATCCGGACTCGAATCGCCAGTGCTGGACTCAGGGTGCACCCGAGCAGTAGCtagaggtggtggtgataTTATCCCGATGAGAGATGGTACTGGATGGGTGCGTTCGTGGATGTGTAAaaggaggacgatgagagcgagagaaggcaaTAAAAGCAGTACCCGAGGTTGGAAGCCTGCTTAATGTCAGCTATGGCCATAGACTGTCAAGACGTACAGATGAACACCCATGTCAACATCCATCCCCATGTCCACACCGGTTTCCTCCAGTAAAGCACCTCTTCTATCCGGTCCTGAAGCCAGAATACCGGTCCAACCTATAATAGGATTGAGTATAGCTCTATATGCGACTGATCAGACCCACCCTTGTCACGAAACGCCGAAAGTTGTTGCTCAGTAACGGTACAGTCAGCCCTTCTCTCTGCGTCGTGAGCTGTCTCGGTCCACCTCCGTCGATACCTCTTGCACCTCCAGACGGCAGTTTTGGCAGGTTGGGAGGCAACAAAGATGATAGCAGCATGTCGGACACGTTGGTGGATAAGGACGGGAGCGACATCCCTAGCGTTGAGCCTGTTGGCTTTCCTCGAGGTGCCGACGAGGGCGGAAATGGAAGGTGAGGTTTGGCATTGCTAATGGTTGCAGAAGCGGAGATGTTGGTAGCGGAAGGTGAGGGGATGTGGATGGCACTCGGCGGGAGGCTCAAGGCGATGTATGAAGGGACCGACATTGTGCTGATATGGTGTCAAAGAAAGTCGAAATGGTCGTTTTCGTCATCTCCAAAGCGGTCGTGGCCATCCGCCGAACCGCCGTCGTCATCACTGATGGTCTCGCGACCGATTTTTTTGTTTCAACAAAAACACATAGTGAATCCTGTCAACAGCACCATGGCCATGCCTCTCCCAGCCAGTCATACCAAGCACCTCGaactcctcttccaccctcTCCCACAAGATCCCTCGGTCATATTGCCTCTCAAACAGATTTCCTCGTCAGGCAGCACTAGCATCGGAACAACGGGAACAACACTTTGGCTCTCGGCCCAAGTCCTCTCCTCTTACCTCTCTTCATTGCCCTCATCCATGCCGGAAAAGGCCCTCAGAGTGATAGAGCTAGGTGCGGGTATAGGGTATACATCCCTTGTCCTGGCGTCCCTGGGATATCAGGTGACTTCAACAGATATCGAGCCCGTTTTCTCGTCTGTTTTAGCACCCAACCTCGAAACTGGGAAGGATCGGCTCGTTCGATCGAGATTACCTTGCAACGTTTATGCGAGAAAACTGGACTGGACGGATATTAGCCGATTACAGCAGGGCGAAAAGAGTGTAAAAGAGCTGGAATGGGTGGCGGAAGGATGGGATATGGTGGTCATGACAGATACATTCTATGCTCCACAAATCCTCGAACCTCTGTGGGACACTCTCATCTATCTATCCTCCAATTCTAAATCACCACCTTCGCCAccaaaagaggaaaaagagaaagaaaaacgTCCACCTATATATATCGCCCTCGAAGCCCGAGACCCAGTGTTCATCTCCCGCGCACTGGAAATCGGTCGCCAAAAAGGTTTCGAGCTCAAGAAAATTGCCGTTAGAAGAGTAGCGCGAGATGTAGAACGGTGGGGGTGGAGTAGGGAAGATTGGGAGGGAATTGATGTATGGAAGGGACGATGGAAAGGATAGTCAGGTAAGTATGCAGCGTATTGCGGTGTTTCCCTTGTTGTCTGTTGAAACCATGGTGACATGAAGAACTATGCCAGGCTCTGGCGGAATTTACCTCCAAAAGGGGTTATTCAATATTTACAGATCACAATGTTTTACATCGCAAATAATAACCACAGTGGATGACGACAGTTGTCCTCAAGCTACGATAAGTACAATTTAACCATTCACTCACGCTACAAGACTCATTCGCAACTGTCTCTCGCGCTTCCTTTCAACGCATATAACTTTCTACCATGCATTAGGCCTCATCGATTTATTGCATGTGCTGCCCACGTGTGCATGATGggtccatcatcttccgtcAATTGAGCTGCCCATGGGTGCAGAATAGAATCATCTTCTGTAACCGTCGCCGTTGGCATACTTATCCTCGAGGCGGGTGCGTCCAGAATTGGCCGGTGAGAGGGTCCGTTTTCAGGATCTACTTGATGATAGGGATCAACCACCAGGACTCGGGTGGGGTAGGGCGCAGGTACAGGGGTGAGGTGTGTGGAAAGCGAGAGCTGGGATAGGAGCGAAAGGGAAGAACAGGAAGAGCAGTGGGGTTGGGAAGAGCATGATAAAATGTATTTGTTTTATGTGTGGGTTGTAGGATGTGGTCTGGATAATGACAAGGAGTAGGGAAAGGAATAAAATGGGTTAATAGGATGGGAaacaagatgaaggaataAGTAGTTTTCTTGCCCCCTCTTTGGATTCTTGAATGAGACATTCGTTAGGATTTCGGTCCAGTTTAGTATATCGATCCTTTAAGCATTTGAACAGGAAAGGAACGAGAAAATAGAAATTTGCCAGGAAAAATGCGAAGTTGCTTCTTAAAAGAAAGGTTCAAAAGTTTGAGTCAAGATGAAAGATTTGTCGATCACGGCCTTATACTCTCCTTCAGAATCAGGTCAAACAATTCTTATATTTATTTTGGTGGACAGTGACAATGACTGTGTAGCAAGAGAGCGACCGCAGTGATGACTTTGGTACAGCCTTTAGTTACTTTTGACTTTACGAATTGCGAAAATAACAATGATTGATATACATGACCCAAAAACCTGTGGATGCACTCTAATTTAATCtaatcatcctcctcctcatcgtcatcctccaaaaggtcatcatcacttccaCTATCCAATTCAGGGAttccctcatcttcgtcatccacctccatcttctccacatGGGTTGTCTGCTTTACGACAGTTTCATTTGTTTTGGAATTGGTGGTCGCCGAAGCTAAGTtggaggtgaaggagatgaaggagctCGAGGGGATTGTAGAGGTAGTTTGTTCGGGTTGGGATGGGATAGGAGCGACGACTGGTGCTGTTGCTGTTACAGGTGCGGACGTGGAATCGGGAACGAAAGCTGCGGAAGGGGCAGGTGCGACTGATGGAGCGGCAACGGGGGCAGCGATAGGCACCAGAGGAGCCGAAGCGGCTAAAGGCATAGATGAGGGTACTTCTCTAGTTGCTggaagggcaaaggaagCAAAGCCTGTCGTGGAAGTAACCTGCGTAGGAGGAGGTCGCACggcctcttcttcctcttccttctcaacctcaatatcctcgtcatcaatCCCTAATCTTGCTaatttcctttccttcttctcttcgtcgcctTCCTTGGTGAAGAAATGTAATTCTCGCAAAGCAGGTTGAGCCCGAAGCATGGGAGGGAGTTTGGGGTGAATAATCTTATCGATTGACGATTGAGATTTGTGGCTCTAGAGTTTCAAATTTTCAATTATCAGTTGGTTCTCAAATCATTCAATGCGGCAATGCTTACAAGAACGGAAATGATGACGCTTTCATATCCCTTGCTCCATCCTTCGCCGACGCTCAACACGCTCTCCAATACCTTCTGCACAGCTTCCAAGGTCTCCGATTTGGCGTTGATCGAAGGGAAAACGGATGAAAATAATGAGGGAAGGGCCAAGtagagagagagatgaagtCGAATAGAAAGAGTCAAcaaggaaggggagatgaGAGGGGTAGTATGCAATATAGGTGAAACTGTATTCCATCAGCGactatatatatacaaaAAAATAGGACTCACGCTTCAGAGCTTGCAGGATAACCTTGACTTCCCCTGCACCCA from Cryptococcus neoformans var. neoformans B-3501A chromosome 4, whole genome shotgun sequence includes:
- a CDS encoding hypothetical protein (Similar to gi|34874566|ref|XP_343547.1| similar to RIKEN cDNA 5730496E24 [Rattus norvegicus], FASTA scores: opt: 289, E(): 1.3e-12, (49.485% identity (77.320% similar) in 97 aa overlap (6-102:2-98)); HMMPfam hit to UPF0136, Uncharacterised protein family (UPF0136), score: 94.1, E(): 3.4e-25); amino-acid sequence: MASSSDYLGYAYASLLTIGGVMGGIRKGSVISAVAGVGSGIAAAYGANRVSKDPLDVIPSLSVSAVLLTLMSWRLYKTRKFMPAGLVVTLSLLMTVRYALLLA
- a CDS encoding hypothetical protein (Similar to gi|46098904|gb|EAK84137.1| hypothetical protein UM02965.1 [Ustilago maydis 521], FASTA scores: opt: 619, E(): 4.6e-30, (31.622% identity (54.004% similar) in 487 aa overlap (39-480:80-544))); its protein translation is MSLPSLSTNVSDMLLSSLLPPNLPKLPSGGARGIDGGGPRQLTTQREGLTVPLLSNNFRRFVTRVGPVFWLQDRIEEVLYWRKPVWTWGWMLTWVFICFQPRVLLLLPSLALIVLLLHIHERTHPVPSLIGIISPPPLATARVHPESSTGDSSPDRSYTATTTRDESGETVGVPVVPPKEAESGVDYFMNIQAIQNLMGLVSDAYDYLAPILSNLQSPNTSSPTCFPLTHTHIILLLLPPTLFLPLVPSWLIPYVILPLGLLPPLGFHPNLTPWLLSLPRHPSIRKTKSVLEKWILTDKLPDKYSGHKISQVYVWENERLDPKLASSSSSFTGPIPTTSWSARFLRQGDRRAWIKISDVAEGEECLWKSVDDTGLPNGDDESEVEAKVLALKDGWEWLPEDWKVDVNGLWSENGVDEEGWLYTDDSWQNPSPTPYTEPDLPANSASIPGQLVQSMQTGKEKDMPGLGLRRVTRRRRWWKRVYKVDS